Genomic segment of Microbacterium sp. M28:
CGTCCGCCACATGATGATCTCGAAGGTCCGCGGGACTTTCGGAATGAAGAGCGCCACGCTCGTGGCTCCGGAGAACCCGCTGGATGCCAAGGTCACCGCGAGCGTCGATGTCGCTTCGGTGGACACGAAGGACGAGGGGCGCGACACGCACCTGCGCTCGGCCGACTTCTTCGACGCCGAGAACCACCCGACCATGGAGTTCGTCTCGACCGGCGCCCGCCTCGAGGACGGCGACTTCCTGGTGGACGGCGACCTGACGATCCGCGGCACCACGAAGCCGGTCACCTTCGCGCTCGATTTCGGCGGCTTCGGCGTCGACCCGTGGGGCAACTACAAGGCCGGCGCTTCGGCGACCACGACGATCAACCGTGAGGACTTCGGTCTCACCTGGAACGCCGCACTCGAGACCGGCGGCGTGCTCGTCGGCAAGGACATCACGATCAACCTCGACCTGCAGGGCTCGCTTCAGCAGGACTGACGGCTTCGTCGACGGAGAACCCCGCGTCCGCCAGGACGCGGGGTTCTCC
This window contains:
- a CDS encoding YceI family protein, translating into MSTIDIPGYRAGTWVLDPAHSEVTFSVRHMMISKVRGTFGMKSATLVAPENPLDAKVTASVDVASVDTKDEGRDTHLRSADFFDAENHPTMEFVSTGARLEDGDFLVDGDLTIRGTTKPVTFALDFGGFGVDPWGNYKAGASATTTINREDFGLTWNAALETGGVLVGKDITINLDLQGSLQQD